GACGAGATCGTGGTGTCGGTGCTCAACCGCCCCCGGCACGAGCAGCTCATCCAGGAGATCCGCGACGCCGGAGCCGGAACCCGCCTCATGAGCGACGGCGATGTCGCCGGCGGCATCAACGCCGCCCGGCACGACGCCCGCACGGACATGTGCGTGGGGGTCGGCGGCAGCCCCGAGGGCATCGTCACCGCGTGTGCGATCAAGGCCCTTGGCGGTCATATCCAGGGTCGGCTCTGGCCGCGGGACGACGACGAGCGCCAGCGCGGCATCGACGCGGGGCTCGACATGGACAAGGTCTACGAAGCCGACGACCTGGTGCAGGGGAACAACACGATCTTCGTCGCGACGGGTGTCACGGACGGCCAGCTCGTGGCCGGTGTGCGGCGCGAGCGCGGCTACGTCTACACCGAGAGCGTGGTCCTGCGAGGAGCCTCCGGAACTCTGCGCCGCATCGCGTCGGAGCACCTCGTCTCGAAGTGGCTGTGAGGCCTCTCCCGCGGTGATGATCGTGGGCCGGATTCCCGCCATCGTTACCGACCCGGTATCGCCTCCTCCACGGGTCGGCCCCGGTTCGGCGAGCCGTCGTGTCACAATTGTCACTGGGTTTGTCGCCGTCGACGGAGCCGCCAGGCACCGCAGGCACAGGAGGGCGAACGCATGACAACGCAGCACACGAGCGGCTCGAAGAGCGCCGCGCCGACCAAGATCATCACGACGAACACCGGACGCATCCTCCGGGTGAGCGCCGATGCCGAAGCGGCGGCCGTGGCCCCGCCGGCACCCGTCGCGCAGCCGGCCGTCGATCCGGCTCGCCGCGCCGACGTGCTGTTCCGCGTCCGCCGCGCCGAGGGGCACGAGGTCAGTGCCTGGTGGATGATCGGCGCCTTCCTCGCTACGAGCGGCCTCGTCATCCTGCTGCTCAGCGGCGTTCCCGGCGTCGCCTGACGCCCTCGCGGCCGGTCGATCCGTCGCCGCTGTCAGTCCTCCCGGTCGGGAAGCGCGGCGGCGTGATCCAGACGCGCGCGAACCTCGCCGACATCAGCCTGCATCGCGTCGGCGGCGTCTTCGGCCTCGGTCGGGACCAGGAGCTCCGGCGCGGTGAAGCGCCGTCCGTCCGCGGTGATCGCCGGGACCGGTGCCAAGGCCTCCGCATCGACGCCGGGGAACTGGCGGGCGGTGACGAGAATCCGGGACTCCAGAGATCCGGCGAAGCGGTTGTAGCTGTCGACCGTACGTTCGATCGCCCGCCGCAGGTCGTCGGCATGACCCGCGAGCGTGCCGAGGCGCTCGTACAGCTGCGTGCCGAGCGCCAGCAGGCTCCGGGCCTCGGTGGACACCTCCTGCTGCGTCCACGTGTACGCGACCGTCTTGAGGACCGCCCAGAGGTTCACGGGGGAGGCGAGCGCCACGCGGCGGCTGAAGGCGTAGTCGAGCAGCGTCGGGTCCTCGTCGATGGCGGCGGCCAGCAGCGACTCGCTCGGCAGGAAGCAGATGACGAACTCCGGGCTCGCGTCGAGGCCTGACCAGTAGGCCTTCTTGGCGAGGGCGTCGACGTGCGCGCGGACCGCACGGACGTGTTTCTGCATGTGGGCACGACGCTGCGGTTCGTGGGCGTCGCCTGCGGGCAGCGCCGACGCCTCGAGATAGGCGTCGAGCGGCACCTTCGCGTCCACGGCGATCGACGTGCCGCCCGGCAGGCGGACCACCATGTCGGGGCGCCCCTGGCCGCGGTCGGAGGTGATCGCCGCCTGCAGATCGAAGTCGACGTGCCTGGTCAGCCCCGCGGCCTCGACGACGCGTCGCAGCTGGGTCTCGCCCCAGACGCCGCGCGTGGACGTGGAGCGCAGCGCGCCGGCGAGCGACTCGGTCGTCGCGCGGAGCGCTTCATCGGACTCCTGGGCACGTCGGAGCTGCTCGGCGAGCGTGCCGAACTGCGCCTGCCGTTCGCTCTCGATCGCAGCGACCTTGGACTGCATCTGCTGGAGGCTCTCGCGCACCGGCGCCAGGGCCTGCAGCACGGCGTTCTGCTGCTGGACACGCTGCGCTTCCGCCCGCTGCTCGGAGCGGGCGTGTTCGACCGCGTCCCGGTAGAGGTCGTACTGGCGGTCGCGGTCGTCTCGCGCCGCCGCGAGCTCAGCCTGCGTGCGCGCGATGTCGGCGGCGCTCCGTCCGGCTCGGAGGAACCAGCCGAGAGCGACGCCCGCGGCGAGGGCCGCGAGCAGGAGAACGATCGACAGGGCATCCATGGCTCCATGATGCCGAGGGCCTCCGACATCGCCGGGAGGCGGCGAGGCGCGTCAGGCGACGGCGCGCTCCAGCGCCGGCACGGCGGGCTCGGTGACGCGGAGGCCGAGGGCGTCGGCGAGCCCGAACACGTCGAAGGCGCCGGCGCGGGCGGCCGCGTCGACGATGATCTGTGCGCAGGCGAGCGCATCCGCGAGCGCGTCGTGATGCGAGAACTCCGCATACCCTGCCGCCGCGGCGGCGAGCGGAAGGCGGTACGAGTCGAGCTGATAGGTCTTCCGCGCCACCTGGAGGCTGCACAGCGAACGGTACGGCGGGCAGATCTGGCCCGTGACCTCCGTCGCCCGACGCAGCACGTTGAGATCGAAGCCGGCGTTGTGAGCCACGAGCACGTCCGCTCCGGCGAAGGCGCAGAGCCGTTCGAACTGGTCGACCCACGTGTCCGCCGAGAGCACGTGCTCGGGGCGGATGCCGTGGATGCGGACGTTCCACTCCTGGAACTCGTCATGGCCGGGCGGAGGCTGGATCAGCCAGTTCGCGGTGGCGACGACCTTCCCGTCCCGCACCCGCACGAGTCCCACGGAACACGCGGAGGCCGGGCTGGAGTTCGCGGTCTCGAAGTCGATCGCAGTGAAGTCCAGTGGCACGTCCTCACTCTCTCCCGGGCCTCCGACGTCGCTGTGCAGGCTCGCCGTATGCTGGCCACATGGCGGACGAACTGGCGAGGTCCTTCGGTGCGGCGGCCGGAAGCTACGAGGCCGGACGGCCCGAGTACCCGTTCGAGGCGGTCGCCTGGATGTTGGAGCCGATGGCGGACGGTGCGCGTCGGGTCGCCGACGTCGGCGCCGGGACCGGCAAGCTCACGCGGGCGCTCGTCGCGGCTGCGGACGCCGAGGTCGTGGCGATCGACGCGGACCCCGCGATGCTCGCCGCGCTTCGCGAGGCCGTACCAGGGGTCCCCACTTTCGTCGGGACCGCCGAGGAGCTCCCACTGCCGGACGCGAGCGTGGACGCCGTGGTGCTCGGTCAGGCATGGCACTGGGTCGAGCCCGTCGCCGCATCCGCGGAGATCGGTCGTGCGGTGCGGCCGGGCGGTGTACTGGGACTCGTCTGGAACCTCCGTGACGAGCGCGTGGACTGGGTGAAGCGGCTCACCGACATCATGCACGGCAGCAACGCCGAGATCATGCTCGCGGCCGGCGACCCCGTGGTGGCGGAGCCGTTCGGCTCCTTGGCCCAGGAACGCTGGGAGTGGTCGCGCCCCATGACGCGGGAGCTCCTGCACCGCATGGCCGCGTCGCGCAGCGCCGTGATCACCGCCGACGAGGCCGAGAAGGACCGGATCCGTCGCGAGATGGACGCGCTGTTCGACGAGCTCGGCCTGCACGGGGACGACACGGTCGAGGTGCCGTACGTGACGAGGGCGTTCCGCGCGACCCGCGGCTGAACAGGCGCCCGCGCCGTATCAGGCACCTTTCGCGCACTCCCGCCTGATCCCGCGTGGGTGCCTGCGCTCGCGAGGGTGAGGCGGGGGAGGGCGGCGCAGGTAGACTCGTTCCCCGTGGC
This genomic stretch from Microbacterium sp. Nx66 harbors:
- a CDS encoding class I SAM-dependent methyltransferase yields the protein MADELARSFGAAAGSYEAGRPEYPFEAVAWMLEPMADGARRVADVGAGTGKLTRALVAAADAEVVAIDADPAMLAALREAVPGVPTFVGTAEELPLPDASVDAVVLGQAWHWVEPVAASAEIGRAVRPGGVLGLVWNLRDERVDWVKRLTDIMHGSNAEIMLAAGDPVVAEPFGSLAQERWEWSRPMTRELLHRMAASRSAVITADEAEKDRIRREMDALFDELGLHGDDTVEVPYVTRAFRATRG
- a CDS encoding exonuclease domain-containing protein, translating into MPLDFTAIDFETANSSPASACSVGLVRVRDGKVVATANWLIQPPPGHDEFQEWNVRIHGIRPEHVLSADTWVDQFERLCAFAGADVLVAHNAGFDLNVLRRATEVTGQICPPYRSLCSLQVARKTYQLDSYRLPLAAAAAGYAEFSHHDALADALACAQIIVDAAARAGAFDVFGLADALGLRVTEPAVPALERAVA
- a CDS encoding DNA recombination protein RmuC, producing the protein MDALSIVLLLAALAAGVALGWFLRAGRSAADIARTQAELAAARDDRDRQYDLYRDAVEHARSEQRAEAQRVQQQNAVLQALAPVRESLQQMQSKVAAIESERQAQFGTLAEQLRRAQESDEALRATTESLAGALRSTSTRGVWGETQLRRVVEAAGLTRHVDFDLQAAITSDRGQGRPDMVVRLPGGTSIAVDAKVPLDAYLEASALPAGDAHEPQRRAHMQKHVRAVRAHVDALAKKAYWSGLDASPEFVICFLPSESLLAAAIDEDPTLLDYAFSRRVALASPVNLWAVLKTVAYTWTQQEVSTEARSLLALGTQLYERLGTLAGHADDLRRAIERTVDSYNRFAGSLESRILVTARQFPGVDAEALAPVPAITADGRRFTAPELLVPTEAEDAADAMQADVGEVRARLDHAAALPDRED